Below is a window of Terriglobia bacterium DNA.
CGGAATACCCGGTGGCGCCGTAAATCGCAAGAGTGGACATCTTCTGCCCGGCTCAGAATCCCAACCGCAAAGCGAAGCTGATGTACCGCGCAGGATAAGCGGACGCAAACGCAAGCGGTTGGCTGAGCTGTGAGATGGAAGTTGGAGCAAAGCCTGTGGCAGTGTATGGACCGTTCAGCAGATTTCCACCATTCGGAAGAGTGAAATTGGGATCAGCCGGAACGATGTTGTTGACCGCAGCAAAGTTCGTCCGGTTGAGCAGATTCTGAAATTGCGCGATGAGTTCCAACTTCCGTCCCCTTTCTCCATTGAAGTACAGGGATTTCGCAACTCTCAAGTCAACAGTCTTGTAGGAATCGCCTCGCCCCTCATTCCGGGGTTCATTCCATGGCCGCGCTTCGCTGGTATGTCCGATCGTCCCGTTGCCCGACAAGCCTCCCAGACCGGGTGCCAGAAGAGTGAATGGAACTCCGGACCTCAGGACAACGATCGGCGAAATAGAAATGCCGGCCAGAACCTTGGATTGAGAGGGAGTCATGTAGACCGCGTTTGCGACGAAATTGTGCGTCACGTTAAAATCCGAAACAGACCAGTCTCTCCTCAACTGGTCGGGACGAAACGGGACGCTCAGATTACTGAAATCGCTTGTATTGTCTTCTGCGCGGCTGAGCGTGTAATTGGCGTTGAACTGCAAACCATGGCTGAAGCGTTTGCTCAATGAAGACGTGAGTCCGTGGTACACGCCGCTGCCGACAGGCGACCAGACGTCGTTGACGAAAACCAGCGAATTCGGCACACCGGCTGTTGTTCCAGGCTGGGGACCATAGCATGGCCCAACGAACGGATCGATCACCGCCGTGAATTGCGCAGGGTTCACGAAGTTACACGGAGCTTCCTGGTAATTGCCGGCGGTTACCTGCTGGATGTGAACGCTTCGATAGTAGCTGTATCCGAGCTCGATCGACAGGTTCGGAGCGATTTCGCGCGCGATGCTTGTGCTCGCCTGGACGGTGTATTGCGGTTTGAAACCCGGATCCAATGTTGAAAACACGCTTCCAAATGCCGTCGGACCCGGAGGGTTTATCGCCCAGCCTATGGACGCGAGGTCGGCGGGACTGAGTGCGGGATTCGGATCAGGCCCTGTCGCTTTTGACCTGGCGACCGCCCAGGCAGCGAAGATGGAAGGAAACGGCGGCGACGGGAGGCTGGCCGATAATGCGCCCTGGTTGATATATTTCCCGCTGGTGCCAAGGGTATTCACGTAGAAGGGCACCATGAAGAGAACCGGAGCAACGAACAGCCCCCCACCCGCGCGGACGACGGTTTTTCCTGTGCCCGCCGGATCCCATGCAAGGCCTGCACGCGGCGAAACATAGACGCTGTGCGGCACCGGCGCAGGCGCGGCGTCGTAGTCCAGCCGCGCTCCGTAGTTAAATGTCAGCTTTGGAGAAATTTTCCACGTGTCCTGCGCGTAAACGCCGAGATGGTGGTCCCAGCCTTTCCATTGAGTATTCGAAGAGGGACTGGCCTGAATCAAAGAGAGCGGTGTGCCGGCAAGGAAGGACTGCACCGCCGTCAAATTCGTCGATGATGGCCCGCCCGCTGGATAACCCTGGCTCAGGTTGAAAGCGGCGAGATTTGCCTGCACCGCCTGAGGCAAAAGCGCAATCAGGGGGATAGCACCATCCGCGAAACTCCACTGGCCGCCAAACCAGACGTTTTCGGAAACGTTGTAATGGTCGGGCTGATATGAGCCGCCAAATTTAAAGCTGTGGGCCTTGCGCAGCAAAACAGCATTGTCGTCGAATTGAAACCGCTTCACGTTCGCACCGTACGGCAATGAAAACGGATTCCCCAGAACAATCGAATTCGCGGTCAGAAGGTCGATTTCCGCCCGCTCCGGATAGGGAGTGCCGGCTGTGGCAAGATCTTGCGGCACGGCTTGCACGCGAAGAACGTTGACGAACTTCGGACTGAAAGAGTGGGTCCAGGCGGACGTCACCGTATAGTCCGTTCGCAGATCGAACGTGGAGGTCGGCGGCTGCGGAACCACGCTATCCGTCTCGTGCATCAATGAAAAACGCGCCATGATGCTGTCACGGACAGACGGCTGATAATCGACCCGGGAAACCCAATTGTTGTAGCGGCCTCGCGGCGTGTTGAATCCGGGCGTACCGCGAACCGCAGCAAGTGTCGAGATAATTCCGTCAAATGTCCCCTGGTTTGGAAGAACAAGAGCGCTCAGGATCGGGTCTGCGAGCGGCGCCCCTAACACGGGTGAGGCGAGAAGAGTAGCGCCCAAGGGCGCTGCCGCGGTGCCGGAATTCGCCAACTGGGTCAAATAACAAAGCTGGCTGACCTGTGCGGGCTGCCCGGGACACTTGCCGCCACTGTAACCATTGGTTTGAGCGCTTACAGACTGAAACTCCGCTGTGCCTGAGTAATTCTGCGAAGTCGCCGAATCGAGCTTCTGATTTTCGTAGGCGGTGAAAAAGAACAGCTTGTCGTGCCTGATGGGTCCGCCAAGCGTGAAGCCGGAAATAGCGCTTTGTTCGAAAAGGTTCGAACCGGGATTGATCAGCCGGTTGAAATAGTTAACGGAATCGGTATTTCTGTTGTGGAAGTAGGAGTAAACGCTGCCGTGCAGTGTGTTTGTCCCGCTCCGCGTCACGACATTGATGGCCGTGCCCACCGTATTTCCGAATTCCGCCGCGAAAGAACTTCGGTTTACCTGAAACTCCTGCACTGAATCCAAGGGCACGTTGCGCACTCGCGGCGCACCCGAGCCGTAATCGTTCTCGCCGCCATCAATCGTAATCAGGTTGTTACGACCGTTGCTGCCGCCTATGGAGAATCCGGAAGCGAGATATCCGGTACCGACGCTGGGATCCTGTATTGAAGGCGTATTCGAACTTGCCACGCCCGGAACGGTATAAATAAGGTCCGTGAAGCGGCGGTCGATATTTGGAAGATTCTCGACTTGAAGCTGGTTGACGGTGTTTGCCTGCTGTGTTTGCTCAACTTCGATCAGAGGCGCCTGATCCCTAACCTCGACCTCCTGATCGAGCACGCCAAGGACAAGATGGACGTTATATGAAACAGGTTCGCCCACCGTGAGCACAACGTTATCCGCAACCGCTCTGCTGAAACCCGCGGCTTGTACGGTGACGCGATAGGTGCCCGGAGCGAGCGCCGGCACCTGATAATAGCCGGCCTCTTCCGACAGCGCGGTCCTGACCAGACCCGTAGACGTATTGGTCACGGTAACGGCCGCGCCCGGAACCACTGCGCCATTCGGATCGAGGATGCTTCCTTTCAGTACGGCGCTGTCATAACTCACCTGGGCATAGCTCAGGACCGAAACAAACAGGACGATGCCGGAAAGCATCGCGGCCCTATGGATGGTCATAACCGATGATCTCCTTGAGCAATGGCTTTTGAGAAATCGCGTGTGCTGCCAGAAGACCGGAAATGACGGCGGATTCGATACAGCCGGAGTCGAGTCCCGTCGCCGTCCAATCACCGGCTATCGTCAGATTGTCAAAGGCCATATCCAGGGGAGACACGCGGTAAACAATGCTGCCGGGCAGCGATTGTACATAACGATCCGTCGGATTGACGTTCGCTTTCCAGAATTGCGAATCGAAGCGGCATTGGGATGCTTCTGCGCTCGATTGATCTTCGCCTGCCAGTAAATCCCAGCGAAACGCTCCATCTCCGCCGGCTGCCCGGGGCCACAGCGCACGGACATCGTTGTTCAGGAAACGAATGGCATTGTTGCGGACGGTTTCGTCTTGCTGCAGGCAAAAGTCCTGGGTGACGCTGGAGGAATCCGGAGCCAGGTCGGGCAGCACGCTGCAGAAGTATGCAATGGACTTGACCGCGATGCGCCAGCTTTCCTCCGGGATGAGATGGCTCATGTCCGCCCAGGTATCGAATGGATGGACAAAGCCCGACACATTCGTTTCGCTGCCTTTCCACCCAAGCTCGCTCGAATCCTTCTGCATCCAGAGCTGAAACGCCTGCGTCGGCACGGTCTTGACTTCGCGAACCATATCGCGCCAGCGTGGCTCGCGCTCGATGAGTTCAGCAGCCACGCCGGGCAGAGCCCCAATACCCAAGCCGAGGATAACGAAATCGAAATCGCGTGCAACCGACAACCTCTTGTTGCCCGCACGGCCCTTTTCCCAGATCGCCTCAAAGGAGCGGCCGTCGCGGGCAAGCGAACGGCCGCCGACCAGTTGAGCGTAATCGGGTTGAATGGGCCAGCTTGGGAGGTTGTGAATATCCACCAGGGGTTGATATTCACCGCCGCCCTTGATACGGGCCTGCACATCAAAATCGAGTGTCTTCACGAAAGGAGTCTCGCCGGGTTCGCTGGGACCAAGTCCTATATGCGTCAGCCGATGGAAGAACTCAAAGCGCACACCTCTTTGCTTCAGCACCTGGTAGAGCGGCGCGAAAACGACATCGCCCATACCCGCACTCATGCGCCAGAAGAGCGAACCGCGGTATGTGAAGAACATCCGCATTGCTCCGCGCAAGGCTACGCCCGCCGCCAGGCGCGGACGATGGACATCGCCGTCTTCGTATGCGAAAACCAGGTCGTAAATCCCCCGCATGAATCCCGAATCAAGTGACGGCTCGGACGCGCCGTTCATCCGGAGCCACTCTCGCCAGTCGTAATCGTTGATCGCGTCGAAACCGCGCGGATCGACAGCCAGTCCACAACGGATCGAACCGCGAACGATAGCGAGAATGAGATCGATGACTTCCCAGACCCGGCGCAGTTCGGGACTCGCCTCGACCATGGAAGCAAGCTGGCGCCGGGCCGCGACCGCCAACTGTTCGATGATCTGCATCGGCGCGGAGACGGCATCTCCAAAGAAGCGCGGGAAAAGAGTATCGATCGCTTCGCGCAGGAAATCGCTTGCCTCAATGAGAGCGGCGGCCGTCGCGAGCTGGGAATACCGCAGCATTGTCGCAACGCCAGGTGTGGTTCCGCCGCCGCTGTTGGGGCGTGGTCCGGAGCCGGTATCTTCCGTTCCCTGTTCGGAAGATTCCATCGCGGCTGCCGACCGCAGCAACTCACCGATCAGCATCACGGATTGGCGCAGGTAAGCAGCGACAGTAAACGGGTCACCCGTCGCCGGGTCACCAGGCTCACCCTGACCCGGTGGAAAATGCGCCAGCCAGAACGCCCATCCATCCCCCGTCCGGTTTGCAACGCCAACGTTGGGGGCCGGCTTGAAGGCATCCCGCCAATCCGCAAAACGGCAATTCGGAAACGCCTGCCGCCGCTCGGCGTAGCATTCGCGCATCAACCGGAAGGCATTCTCGTAGAAGCCCATCCACAAATGAAGACCGTGTTCCTCCACGCGATCCGCGACGCCGCGCCCGGAAGCGCCTTTTCCGCCAAGACGCCATCCCATTTGATAAACCGTGACCTCATATTGACCGTCATGTTCGGGACGTGTGAGTTCGAAGGCCGCCGTCAGAGCGGCACAACCGCCGCCAATCACGGCTACACGAATGGGTGTTTTCATCGGCGGGCCATTGTACTGAAGCAAGCCTTTATAAGTCTACCGATTGAAAAGGTATTGAAAGCGAGGTAGGGCTAGGAGAGCATACGACGTGCACGTCGGACAGGTCGTTTCCCATTACCGCGTTTTGCAGAAAGTCGGCGAGGGCGGCCTCGGAGAAGTCTTCCTCGCCCAGGACCTGATCCTCAATCGCCGGGTGGCGCTCAAAGTGCTCGCCACCAAGCAACCCGACGCGCGAAAACAGATACTCGAAGAGGCGCGGTCCGCCGCGTCCATCGATCATCCCCACGCCTGCAAAATCTATGAAACCGGTGACTGCGAGGGCGCGCCTTTCATCGTGATGGAGTTTCTCGAGGGTGAAACTCTTTCACAACGCCTGGAATCCGGTCCCCTACCGCTGAAGGAAGCCGTGACGATAGCAATCGAGATTACCGAGGCGCTTGCGGAAGCTCACGAAAAGCAGATCATTCACTGCGATCTAAAACCCACCAACATCATGATCACACTCAGCGGCCACGCGAAGCTGATGGACTTCGGTCTGGCCAGAATGCTTAAACAGAGCCCCCCGTCTGGTGACGATTCGACACATCAGGATGAGGTGTCGAAACCCGGCATCGCCGGAACTCCGGCATATATGGCACCAGAACAGATTCGCGGTGAAAAACTCGATGCCCGCTCCGACATATTTTCGCTTGGAATCGTTTTATATGAGATGCTCGCCGGCGTACATCCCTTTCGGCGAACTACACACGCGGCAACAATGGCAGCAATTCTTCATGAAGATGCGGTTCCTCTGAACCAGGCTGCTCCTGCAATTCCCGAATCCCTTTCACGGGTTATCGAGCGAAGTCTTGTCAAATCTCCTGCCGGAAGGTACGCGTCGGCACGTGATTTATGGGCGGCATTGACCGGGCTGCGCAGCGACGATGCCGCACGGCTACAGGCTGCTTCACCGTCGGCCGCAATCGCCATTCTGCCCTTCTCGGACCTGAGTCCAGCGCACGACCAGGAATATTTCTGCGACGGGCTGGCCGAAGAACTGATCTCGGCGATCGGTCAGTCGAGCCCAATCCGCGTTGCCTCACGGACGGCATCGTTTCGATACAAGGGAGCCACTCTCGATCTGCGGGAGATCGGACGTACCCTGAATGTGACGTCTATCCTGGAAGGAAGCGTTCGAAAGGCGGGAGACCGGCTGCGCATCGTCGTCAAGCTGGTCGACATTGAAACCGGTTATCCGATATGGTCCGAACGCTACGATCGGTTACTGAACGACATTTTCGAAATCCAGGATGAAATCGCCCGCTCGATTGCCGGGAAGCTGCAAGGAACATTCGCTGCGTCGATGACTGCGCCGGCCGCTCCGACTCCGCCTCGCAACGTCCGGGCCTACGAGTCCTATCTGAAAGGCCGGTACTTCTGGAATAAGCGCACAGAGGATGACCTGCGCCGGAGCGCGGAGTATTTCGAGAGCGCGATCGCCGAGGATGCCAATGAAGCCGTTGCGCATGCCGGGCTGGCTGATGTTTACGTGACGCTCAGTCTGTACGGCGCCGTACGGCCTCTCGACTTTTTGCCGCTTGCGAGAAACTCCGCAGACCGCGCACTTGAACTGAAACCCGATCTGCCCGAAGCATTGACCTCACGAGCCTGCCTGAGAGCCGTCTTCGACTGGGATTGGAATTCCGCCGCCAGAGAGTTCGAAACTGCGATTCGCTTAAACCCGAATTACGCCCAGGCCCGTCAATGGTACGCGATGAATTGTCTGTCTCCCCTGGGCGCATTTACGCGAGCCAGAGAGGAGCTGAAGATAGCGTCCGAGACCGATCCCGTATCTCTGGCGATCGCATCTTCCGTTGGCGTACTGGCTTTTTTTGAGCGTGACTACGAACGGGCGATCGCGGACTTTCGCGCGGTACTGCAGATGGATGAAGCATTCTACCTGGCACATTACTTTCTCGGCCAGATCTATGCGGCACAAGGTCTATATCCCGACGCACTCGGCGAACTGGAACGCGCGGTCGCAATCAGCCGGGGATCGTCGGAAAGTATCTCTGCGCTCGGATACGCTCAAGCCAGAGCTGGACAGACGGACAATGCCCGCCGTCAGCTTCAAGAACTGTCACAGCGAAAAACCGGGAGATACGTTTCGCCGGTATTGGTGGCTC
It encodes the following:
- a CDS encoding NAD(P)-binding protein: MKTPIRVAVIGGGCAALTAAFELTRPEHDGQYEVTVYQMGWRLGGKGASGRGVADRVEEHGLHLWMGFYENAFRLMRECYAERRQAFPNCRFADWRDAFKPAPNVGVANRTGDGWAFWLAHFPPGQGEPGDPATGDPFTVAAYLRQSVMLIGELLRSAAAMESSEQGTEDTGSGPRPNSGGGTTPGVATMLRYSQLATAAALIEASDFLREAIDTLFPRFFGDAVSAPMQIIEQLAVAARRQLASMVEASPELRRVWEVIDLILAIVRGSIRCGLAVDPRGFDAINDYDWREWLRMNGASEPSLDSGFMRGIYDLVFAYEDGDVHRPRLAAGVALRGAMRMFFTYRGSLFWRMSAGMGDVVFAPLYQVLKQRGVRFEFFHRLTHIGLGPSEPGETPFVKTLDFDVQARIKGGGEYQPLVDIHNLPSWPIQPDYAQLVGGRSLARDGRSFEAIWEKGRAGNKRLSVARDFDFVILGLGIGALPGVAAELIEREPRWRDMVREVKTVPTQAFQLWMQKDSSELGWKGSETNVSGFVHPFDTWADMSHLIPEESWRIAVKSIAYFCSVLPDLAPDSSSVTQDFCLQQDETVRNNAIRFLNNDVRALWPRAAGGDGAFRWDLLAGEDQSSAEASQCRFDSQFWKANVNPTDRYVQSLPGSIVYRVSPLDMAFDNLTIAGDWTATGLDSGCIESAVISGLLAAHAISQKPLLKEIIGYDHP
- a CDS encoding protein kinase; this translates as MHVGQVVSHYRVLQKVGEGGLGEVFLAQDLILNRRVALKVLATKQPDARKQILEEARSAASIDHPHACKIYETGDCEGAPFIVMEFLEGETLSQRLESGPLPLKEAVTIAIEITEALAEAHEKQIIHCDLKPTNIMITLSGHAKLMDFGLARMLKQSPPSGDDSTHQDEVSKPGIAGTPAYMAPEQIRGEKLDARSDIFSLGIVLYEMLAGVHPFRRTTHAATMAAILHEDAVPLNQAAPAIPESLSRVIERSLVKSPAGRYASARDLWAALTGLRSDDAARLQAASPSAAIAILPFSDLSPAHDQEYFCDGLAEELISAIGQSSPIRVASRTASFRYKGATLDLREIGRTLNVTSILEGSVRKAGDRLRIVVKLVDIETGYPIWSERYDRLLNDIFEIQDEIARSIAGKLQGTFAASMTAPAAPTPPRNVRAYESYLKGRYFWNKRTEDDLRRSAEYFESAIAEDANEAVAHAGLADVYVTLSLYGAVRPLDFLPLARNSADRALELKPDLPEALTSRACLRAVFDWDWNSAAREFETAIRLNPNYAQARQWYAMNCLSPLGAFTRAREELKIASETDPVSLAIASSVGVLAFFERDYERAIADFRAVLQMDEAFYLAHYFLGQIYAAQGLYPDALGELERAVAISRGSSESISALGYAQARAGQTDNARRQLQELSQRKTGRYVSPVLVAQVNTGLKEYDDAMTNIEEAFQARSTDLVWLKLRPAFDAVRSNDRVTRLLTSLGLGSSLSSRLV
- a CDS encoding TonB-dependent receptor, translated to MTIHRAAMLSGIVLFVSVLSYAQVSYDSAVLKGSILDPNGAVVPGAAVTVTNTSTGLVRTALSEEAGYYQVPALAPGTYRVTVQAAGFSRAVADNVVLTVGEPVSYNVHLVLGVLDQEVEVRDQAPLIEVEQTQQANTVNQLQVENLPNIDRRFTDLIYTVPGVASSNTPSIQDPSVGTGYLASGFSIGGSNGRNNLITIDGGENDYGSGAPRVRNVPLDSVQEFQVNRSSFAAEFGNTVGTAINVVTRSGTNTLHGSVYSYFHNRNTDSVNYFNRLINPGSNLFEQSAISGFTLGGPIRHDKLFFFTAYENQKLDSATSQNYSGTAEFQSVSAQTNGYSGGKCPGQPAQVSQLCYLTQLANSGTAAAPLGATLLASPVLGAPLADPILSALVLPNQGTFDGIISTLAAVRGTPGFNTPRGRYNNWVSRVDYQPSVRDSIMARFSLMHETDSVVPQPPTSTFDLRTDYTVTSAWTHSFSPKFVNVLRVQAVPQDLATAGTPYPERAEIDLLTANSIVLGNPFSLPYGANVKRFQFDDNAVLLRKAHSFKFGGSYQPDHYNVSENVWFGGQWSFADGAIPLIALLPQAVQANLAAFNLSQGYPAGGPSSTNLTAVQSFLAGTPLSLIQASPSSNTQWKGWDHHLGVYAQDTWKISPKLTFNYGARLDYDAAPAPVPHSVYVSPRAGLAWDPAGTGKTVVRAGGGLFVAPVLFMVPFYVNTLGTSGKYINQGALSASLPSPPFPSIFAAWAVARSKATGPDPNPALSPADLASIGWAINPPGPTAFGSVFSTLDPGFKPQYTVQASTSIAREIAPNLSIELGYSYYRSVHIQQVTAGNYQEAPCNFVNPAQFTAVIDPFVGPCYGPQPGTTAGVPNSLVFVNDVWSPVGSGVYHGLTSSLSKRFSHGLQFNANYTLSRAEDNTSDFSNLSVPFRPDQLRRDWSVSDFNVTHNFVANAVYMTPSQSKVLAGISISPIVVLRSGVPFTLLAPGLGGLSGNGTIGHTSEARPWNEPRNEGRGDSYKTVDLRVAKSLYFNGERGRKLELIAQFQNLLNRTNFAAVNNIVPADPNFTLPNGGNLLNGPYTATGFAPTSISQLSQPLAFASAYPARYISFALRLGF